One part of the Mariniblastus fucicola genome encodes these proteins:
- a CDS encoding DUF1501 domain-containing protein, protein MNLRTPKGMNRRHFMSHLAGASALAASAYTLTRTVEANAKEMVKKQKAAILLWMGGGPSSIDIWDLKPGSANGGPFKPIATNGDMQICEHMPLMAQQMDKMSLVRSMSTREADHMRGRYYMHTGFTPNPNVTHPSYGSVVAHELGADRPNLDIPAFVSVGGASEGPGFLGMAYSPFSVDANGRVRNLDMGIPVNRMNQRTLALQMMEEKFIKQKRGAAALEHAKVIDKTLALMTSQQMQAFRVETEDAKVRERYGENNFGRGCLLARRLVEAGVPFVEVNLGGWDNHQNIFDTLQNQRLPQLDQGMSALIDDLSIRGMLDSTAIIWMGEFGRTPRINGNTGRDHWARSWSVAVGGAGMKPGIAVGQTNEDGSKVEGSSYTSQDLMATVCKSLDIDLSKTFMSGNGRPMKIANGGKIIKELI, encoded by the coding sequence ATGAACCTTCGAACTCCCAAAGGCATGAATCGACGCCACTTCATGAGCCATCTCGCTGGCGCGTCGGCGCTTGCTGCGAGTGCGTACACGCTGACACGAACGGTCGAAGCCAACGCCAAAGAAATGGTGAAGAAGCAAAAGGCAGCGATCCTGTTGTGGATGGGCGGCGGACCTTCTTCGATCGACATCTGGGACCTCAAGCCAGGTTCCGCCAATGGCGGTCCGTTCAAACCAATCGCCACCAATGGCGACATGCAAATCTGTGAGCACATGCCTTTGATGGCCCAGCAAATGGACAAGATGTCGTTGGTGCGCTCAATGAGCACGCGCGAAGCCGACCACATGCGTGGACGCTATTATATGCACACCGGTTTTACGCCGAACCCAAACGTGACGCATCCCAGCTACGGTTCTGTCGTGGCACATGAACTGGGTGCCGACCGTCCGAACCTCGACATTCCAGCTTTCGTTTCTGTTGGCGGAGCCAGCGAAGGCCCGGGGTTCCTCGGCATGGCGTATTCTCCGTTCAGCGTCGATGCGAACGGCCGCGTGCGAAATCTGGACATGGGCATTCCGGTCAACCGAATGAACCAACGGACGCTGGCTCTGCAGATGATGGAAGAGAAGTTCATCAAGCAAAAACGTGGCGCTGCGGCGCTGGAACATGCCAAGGTAATCGACAAGACTCTGGCTTTGATGACCAGCCAACAGATGCAGGCTTTTCGCGTGGAGACTGAGGACGCGAAAGTCCGCGAACGCTACGGCGAAAACAACTTCGGTCGCGGCTGCTTGTTGGCCCGCCGACTGGTCGAAGCCGGTGTGCCGTTCGTCGAAGTCAACCTTGGCGGCTGGGACAACCATCAGAACATCTTTGACACGTTGCAAAACCAACGTCTGCCTCAGCTTGATCAAGGCATGAGTGCACTCATCGACGACCTCTCGATTCGTGGCATGTTGGATTCGACGGCGATTATCTGGATGGGCGAGTTTGGTCGCACGCCGCGGATCAATGGCAACACCGGACGCGACCACTGGGCTCGCAGTTGGTCGGTCGCAGTCGGCGGTGCAGGGATGAAGCCTGGCATCGCGGTCGGGCAGACGAATGAGGATGGATCCAAAGTTGAAGGCTCGTCGTACACGTCTCAAGACTTAATGGCGACGGTTTGTAAGTCTTTGGATATCGATCTGAGCAAGACGTTCATGAGCGGCAACGGTCGCCCGATGAAGATTGCCAACGGTGGAAAGATCATCAAGGAATTGATCTAG